Proteins encoded within one genomic window of Fusarium musae strain F31 chromosome 4, whole genome shotgun sequence:
- the GLN1 gene encoding glutamate--ammonia ligase (EggNog:ENOG41~BUSCO:EOG09262MXH), which translates to MATPITSRTETLQKYLKLDQKGMIMAEYVWVDADGGTRSKSRTLPEKEYKAEDLPVWNFDGSSTNQAPGDNSDVYLRPCAVYPDPFRGSPNIIVLAECWNADGTPNKYNFRHDCVKVMDTYADDEPWFGLEQEYTLLGSDNRPYGWPAGGFPAPQGEYYCGVGTGKVVQRDIVEAHYKACLYAGIKISGTNAEVMPAQWEYQVGPCTGIEMGDQLWVSRFFLHRVAEEFGAKVSLHPKPIQGDWNGALSNPGLFCLFTMLISLQGLHSNFSTKAMREEGGMKVIEEALKKLEPHHVECIAEYGEDNELRLTGRHETGSIDSFSWGVANRGTSIRVPRETAAKGYGYFEDRRPASNADPYRVTKVLLQFSMA; encoded by the exons ATG GCTACTCCCATTACCTCAAGGACGGAAACTCTCCAGAAGTatctcaagcttgatcaGAAGGGTATGATCATGGCTGAGTACGTCTGGGTTGACGCCGATGGTGGCACTCGTTCCAAGTCTCGC ACACTTCCCGAGAAGGAATACAAGGCTGAGGATCTTCCTGTCTGGAACTTTGATGGTTCTTCCACCAACCAGGCTCCTGGTGACAACTCCGATGTCTACCTCCGTCCCTGCGCAGTCTACCCCGATCCCTTCCGTGGTTCTCCCAACATTATTGTTCTTGCCGAGTGCTGGAATGCCGATGGAACTCCCAACAAATACAACTTCCGTCATGATTGCGTGAAGGTCATGGATACCTACGCCGATGATGAGCCTTGGTTTGGCCTGGAACAGGAGTACACCCTTCTCGGCTCTGACAACCGACCTTATGGCTGGCCCGCCGGCGGCTTCCCTGCTCC CCAAGGCGAGTATTACTGTGGTGTGGGCACTGGAAAGGTAGTCCAGCGCGATATCGTCGAGGCCCATTATAAAGCCTGCTTGT ATGCCggcatcaagatctctgGAACTAACGCTGAGGTCATGCCTGCTCAATGGGAATATCAGGTCGGTCCCTGCACTGGCATTGAAA TGGGTGACCAACTTTGGGTCTCACGATTCTTTTTGCATCGAGTCGCCGAGGAATTCGGTGCAAAGGTTTCTCTGCACCCCAAACCTATCCAAGGAGACTGGAACGGAGCTTTAAGTAACCCCGGCCTTTTCTGTCTCTTCACAATGCTAATATCTCTACAGGGTCTGCACTCAAACTTTTCCACCAAAGCCATGCGCGAGGAGGGAGGTATGAAGGTTATCGAGGAGGcactgaagaagcttgagcctCACCACGTCGAGTGTATCGCAGAGTACGGAGAGGACAACGAATTACGCCTAACCGGCCGTCATGAGACGGGATCGATCGACAGCTTCTCCTGGGGTGTCGCCAACCGTGGCACAAGCATCCGTGTACCACGCGAAACTGCGGCCAAGGGTTACGGTTACTTCGAGGATCGCCGCCCTGCTTCCAACGCCGATCCTTACCGCGTTACCAAGGTCCTCCTCCAATTTTCCATGGCTTAA
- a CDS encoding hypothetical protein (EggNog:ENOG41), producing MAPNKNNNKNDQPEVLGAVSKGSIRFNSRAASLPEKRGQSLVAEQSSFAKKSKVEMMWSFMTKASEGEEKKINEGEGETQCGSWGH from the exons ATGGCCcccaacaagaacaacaacaagaacgACCAGCCCGAAGTCCTCGGTGCTGTGTCCAAGGGAAGCATACGCTTCAACTCTCGGGCAGCTAGCCTGCCCGAGAAACGGGGTCAATCTCTGGTGGCTGAACAAAGCTCATTCGCAAAGAAGTCCAAG GTTGAGATGATGTGGTCTTTTATGACCAAGGCGAGcgagggcgaggagaagaagataaatgagggtgagggtgaaaCTCAATGTGGCTCATGGGGTCATTAA
- a CDS encoding hypothetical protein (EggNog:ENOG41): protein MTVAQTHQFSSTASLGKHYREVHKHRLEIRQGPNTRQLEDDLVRWYYLFAGRISHNWSPRKAKHRGFSPELGSRPSIQRLLPTGPPTPLYGPGARVQASSSRRPRRGQEYDSATDFEGFPDDNAGRESAAAAAAKYAAPLRTEDRGETSLSALRAARRGKQKATSTLIENPD, encoded by the exons ATGACGGTTGCTCAGACACATCAATTCAGTAGTACTGCCTCCCTTGGTAAGCACTACCGTGAGGTGCACAAACACCGATTGGAGATTCGCCAGGGCCCCAACACGCGACAGCTAGAAGACGACCTTGTCC GGTGGTATTACCTGTTTGCTGGTAGAATCAGCCACAACTGGTCTCCCAGAAAGGCAAAGCACCGTGGCTTCTCCCCAGAACTTGGATCCAGGCCAAGCATTCAACGACTCCTGCCAACGGGTCCGCCCACGCCCCTCTACGGCCCTGGAGCTCGTGTCCAGGCATCTTCTTCCCGGCGCCCTCGCCGTGGCCAGgaa TACGACTCTGCAACAGATTTCGAGGGATTCCCAGACGACAACGCCGGCCGCGAGTccgccgctgccgctgccgccaaGTATGCAGCGCCTCTTCGTACAGAGGATAGGGGCGAA ACTTCGCTATCGGCACTACGTGCTGCTCGTCGTGGCAAGCAGAAAGCCACC TCAACTCTGATAGAGAACCCCGACTAA
- a CDS encoding hypothetical protein (EggNog:ENOG41~BUSCO:EOG092655SO) — protein MSPVEETGDLFSILPIKIPATPSYPETAIHEVRIRKNAPKIPTTNDSRSLFLKNIPTDSTEPHFRAVFTQLVGAGRFEGITFEDESRTLLPIDPAQATKVAGFAKKRKRGDVEVEEREREEEAAQLPQIWSRRVQRSSSTAIVLLADEKSVQLVLKAIAKLQKSKKYPTWGRDLSDDVPSLGSSWIASHLQLSRVDKPATQKAVHAFFTAFNRKEKEAIELAKRLRNEPDEDGFVTVTRGGRAAPASRNEAEEAKRRMIERDTKKKSETKDFYRFQMRERRKAEQMALMKRFQEDKRKVEAMREKRGKFRPET, from the coding sequence ATGTCTCCCGTCGAAGAAACCGGAGACCTGTTCTCCATTCTCCCAATAAAAATCCCTGCCACACCTTCATACCCAGAGACCGCCATTCACGAAGTTCGCATACGGAAAAATGCACCCAAGATACCTACCACCAACGACTCACGAAGTCTATTCCTCAAGAACATTCCCACCGACAGCACAGAGCCTCACTTTCGCGCTGTCTTTACACAACTTGTAGGCGCTGGGCGCTTTGAGGGGATTACATTCGAAGACGAGTCACGGACGCTGCTGCCTATTGATCCTGCGCAAGCCACGAAAGTGGCAGGCTTTgcgaaaaagagaaaacgcGGCGACGTTGAGGTGGAAGAGCGGGagcgagaagaggaagctgcGCAATTACCGCAGATCTGGTCGCGGCGCGTGcagcgcagcagcagcaccgcAATTGTGCTTCTCGCAGACGAGAAGAGTGTGCAACTAGTCCTCAAGGCTATCGCAAAGCTACAAAAGAGTAAAAAGTATCCCACATGGGGTAGAGATCTCTCCGACGACGTCCCCTCGCTCGGCTCATCGTGGATCGCATCGCATCTGCAACTCTCACGCGTCGACAAGCCAGCCACCCAAAAGGCTGTTCACGCCTTCTTCACGGCATTCAACcgcaaggagaaggaagctaTTGAGCTAGCTAAGCGGCTGCGCAATGAGCcagatgaggatggcttCGTTACAGTAACCCGCGGTGGACGGGCAGCTCCCGCCAGCCGAAACGAGGCCGAGGAAGCCAAGCGCAGGATGATCGAGAGGGataccaagaagaagtcCGAAACCAAGGACTTCTACCGCTTCCAGATGAGAGAACGACGCAAGGCGGAGCAaatggccttgatgaagagattccAGGAGGACAAGAGAAAGGTGGAAGCGATGCGGGAGAAGAGGGGGAAATTCCGACCAGAGACATGA